A part of Desertifilum tharense IPPAS B-1220 genomic DNA contains:
- a CDS encoding NAD(P)-dependent alcohol dehydrogenase: MKAVFISRYGSEDVLEYGELAIPQPEPTQLLVKVYASSVNPVDWKIRLGQLQLLTGYSFPMILGFDVAGVVEAVGARVTRFQPGDEIYAYLGTVPGGAYAEYAVVNESAACFKPRNLSYLEAATLPLAGLTALQSLRDLAEVERDNRVLINGASGGVGSLAVQIAKAMGTEVTGVCSTDNVEFVRSLGADRVIDYKQTDFTQETAQYDAVFDAVGARSLWECHKVLKPYGAYVSTLPTPATIIQSTLSTILPGQTSQIVLTQASGWDLSYLKDLVEANQLRPICDRTYPLSEMVAAHNYSQQGRTVGKIAIQIL; this comes from the coding sequence ATGAAAGCAGTCTTTATCAGTCGATACGGTTCTGAAGACGTTTTAGAATATGGCGAGTTGGCCATACCCCAGCCGGAACCCACGCAACTCTTAGTTAAAGTGTATGCCAGTAGTGTCAATCCGGTGGATTGGAAAATTCGATTGGGTCAACTCCAACTGCTGACGGGGTACAGTTTCCCAATGATACTGGGGTTTGATGTGGCAGGGGTGGTGGAAGCCGTCGGCGCAAGGGTGACGCGCTTTCAACCGGGAGATGAAATCTATGCTTATTTAGGTACAGTCCCCGGTGGTGCGTATGCTGAGTATGCGGTTGTGAATGAATCAGCCGCTTGCTTTAAACCGCGCAATCTATCTTACCTGGAAGCGGCAACCCTTCCCCTGGCAGGCTTAACCGCTTTGCAATCTTTGCGAGATTTAGCAGAAGTGGAACGCGATAACCGGGTGTTAATTAATGGCGCATCGGGTGGAGTTGGCAGTTTAGCGGTACAAATTGCCAAAGCGATGGGAACTGAGGTAACGGGGGTTTGCAGTACCGATAATGTGGAGTTTGTGCGATCGCTCGGAGCCGATCGGGTGATCGACTACAAACAAACTGATTTTACCCAAGAAACGGCCCAGTATGATGCGGTTTTTGATGCAGTCGGAGCGCGATCGCTCTGGGAATGTCACAAAGTTCTTAAACCCTATGGCGCTTATGTTTCTACTCTACCTACTCCCGCCACCATAATTCAAAGTACCCTATCCACCATCCTACCGGGTCAAACCTCTCAAATTGTCTTAACACAAGCCAGCGGTTGGGATCTGTCGTATCTTAAGGATTTAGTCGAAGCTAACCAACTGCGTCCTATCTGCGATCGCACCTATCCCCTCAGCGAAATGGTAGCAGCGCACAACTACAGCCAACAAGGACGAACCGTAGGCAAAATAGCCATTCAAATTCTTTAA
- a CDS encoding CHAT domain-containing protein, producing MELAWMYRYSIATLIGVSQTVAVSAQPILPALDGMQTQVIPNGNQIDISGGQLSRDGANLFHSFQQFNLLEGQTANFLSQPQIQNILGRINGGEPSLINGLIQVTGGLSNLYLMNPAGIVFGHSAQLNVPGSFLATTANGIGFGSQGWFNAIGPVDSQNLVGTPNQFAFSSLSPGAIANTGHLQVPDGQNLTLLGGTTLTLGTVEAPGGQITIAAIPGERLVRISQTGHLLNLEITPQPGTPLTSASLPELLTRSDIRHATGLSLNESGQLVLNGSSIPLSPATQITSGTVSASSTTQGGSVNLLGNYIGLFNATVSADGTTGGGTLRIGGEFQGREGLPTAQQTWVSRDSILSANTVSGSGGRAIVWSDRHTHFLGSLQAIGETGGFGEISGKESLVFRGQVDVTGTAGSMGTILFDPKNIIIANPSADTEAGSLIFSDFPNSDVTLSADGVASLTGNVILEAHNDITVGDRILSNSLDRLELNAGRSIILNADIDLAGNNGELTLVANSPQANPRIRDAGPANITQAPGTILQSGNGDMTILMGDLGEVGTVRLAEIITSGGNITVETPGSIELTGSLVTAAETTQAGDIQLRSFLGKITTTPGSLIIASDSEQGRGGNISIEAFGDILIGQVVSQGEDASGNISILSLQGQIDTTASVENLCSDCANLDAYSLSGQGGKITLDALGDITTGQIVSQGRTGSGDIEILSATGNITTTAIADSLPDSSNLHSVSDSGPGGSVRLEANQGRVTTGDIISESALGAGGDIQIQSEQNISVGNLVSTGWDVSGDITLFSLSGTIESGNAVSLSPEGRGGRIDLDASSGVQVGEILSQGKLSGGEVRVFSERGQILLNGQISSLSEGGTGGNILVDSFDGNIVTVGNISSQGLSQGGDITFRTDTGGIDTRNSILNSFSEQGTAGNVTLQAFGDILTQEVSSEGLTQGGNITLVSENGRIDTSLGILESFSDAGRGGNVTLQAQGDILTQIISSQGLTQGGNITLVSEKGSINTSLGSLDSFSDEGTAGNVILQAFRDIATADINTYAGKASVQGEIQGGNIAIATTQGRIDTSAGELGAFAWEGNAGNVTLEAFGDIFTGVIGAYTLGQGTFQGGNIQIISHTGTIATNRGNLQAEASIPAKADVASEAIASIFGTQKANLDTYSLAGRGGNVLLQAPNGIITSHISSFGAIDAGSVTLFSSQGNIQTGVLFSFAEAGKGGAIAVNAPQGNLNIHHIATYVSANSLLGEGGNITLNGLGNLTLNNIASFGNLDSGDVTIRAGNLTTGTIQTLAPTGVSGNISLNTLPTLRGDIRTANITSAGGTGAGNIRIIAPDGSIITGDITSDGGTGRGGDISLDAKNDIIAGTITSTGQLGGGTVSLNSEMGSISTGEIAMGNLAIGSRVGMDAIAQIEEARTAQFTAHFGPDLLSSSLTTASPREALGAIAQSTGIQSAVIYVTLTDDQIELVMFTPTGEPLRKVVPQVSRQQVLETARKFYIEITDPRRRFFTAYLPLSQQLYQWLIAPLQVELQAAGIDTLLFSMDSGLRSLPIAALHDGNQFLIEQYSLSMIPSLSLMDTRYQPLNNAQVLAMGASEFNSLPPLLSVPLEISTITGEVWQGKAFLNSEFTQENLIKQRQTHPYSIIHLATHADFKPGALNQSYIQLWGDGKITLDRLRQLGFQNPPVELLVLSACRTAFGDEQAELGFAGLAIQAGAKSALASLWYVSDEGTLALMTEFYNQLKQSKIKAEGLRQAQLSLLQEDTRIQNGQLRRSGTRGDLPLPPELAELDNQNLNHPYYWAGFTLIGSPW from the coding sequence ATGGAACTTGCTTGGATGTATCGGTATAGCATCGCAACCTTAATAGGAGTGAGTCAGACTGTCGCAGTTAGCGCCCAACCCATTCTACCGGCTTTAGATGGGATGCAGACTCAGGTTATCCCGAATGGGAATCAGATTGACATTAGCGGAGGACAACTTTCGCGCGATGGGGCTAATTTATTCCATAGTTTCCAACAATTTAACCTTTTAGAAGGACAAACCGCCAACTTTCTGTCTCAACCCCAGATTCAAAATATTCTCGGTCGGATTAACGGCGGCGAACCTTCGCTGATTAATGGTTTAATTCAAGTCACTGGGGGACTTTCTAATCTCTACCTCATGAACCCCGCCGGAATTGTATTTGGTCATTCCGCACAACTCAACGTTCCGGGTTCTTTTTTGGCGACGACGGCGAATGGGATTGGCTTTGGGAGTCAGGGCTGGTTTAATGCAATAGGCCCTGTAGATTCACAAAATCTAGTTGGGACTCCCAATCAATTCGCTTTTTCTAGCTTATCTCCTGGTGCGATCGCCAATACAGGTCATTTACAGGTTCCCGACGGACAGAACCTCACGCTACTGGGGGGAACTACCCTCACCTTGGGGACTGTAGAAGCTCCTGGGGGTCAGATTACCATTGCAGCCATTCCAGGGGAACGACTAGTTCGCATTTCTCAAACTGGACATTTACTTAACTTAGAAATTACCCCCCAACCCGGAACCCCCCTCACCTCCGCTAGCCTCCCGGAATTGCTAACCCGTTCGGATATTCGTCACGCCACTGGGTTAAGTCTCAATGAAAGCGGACAACTGGTATTAAATGGGTCTAGCATACCCCTTTCCCCTGCTACCCAAATCACTAGCGGAACGGTTAGCGCCTCTTCCACGACCCAAGGTGGATCGGTTAATCTATTAGGCAACTACATCGGCTTATTCAACGCAACGGTTAGCGCCGATGGAACCACTGGCGGGGGAACTCTCCGCATTGGTGGCGAGTTTCAAGGAAGAGAAGGCTTACCGACAGCGCAACAAACCTGGGTGAGTCGCGACTCTATCCTGTCTGCTAATACTGTATCCGGTTCTGGGGGTCGGGCGATCGTTTGGTCAGACCGTCATACTCACTTTTTGGGTTCTCTTCAAGCCATTGGCGAGACGGGTGGGTTTGGGGAGATTTCCGGGAAGGAAAGTTTGGTGTTCCGGGGACAAGTGGATGTGACGGGAACCGCCGGAAGCATGGGAACGATTTTATTTGACCCCAAAAATATTATCATTGCCAATCCATCGGCGGATACTGAAGCGGGGAGTCTGATATTTAGCGATTTTCCCAATAGCGATGTCACTTTGAGTGCGGATGGGGTGGCGAGTTTAACGGGGAATGTTATTCTAGAAGCCCATAATGATATTACAGTTGGCGATCGCATTCTTTCCAATTCTCTCGATCGTTTAGAACTGAATGCAGGTCGCAGTATTATCCTAAATGCAGATATCGATTTAGCGGGTAATAATGGCGAATTGACCCTCGTTGCGAATTCCCCCCAAGCGAACCCCAGAATTCGGGATGCGGGCCCGGCGAATATTACCCAAGCACCCGGTACAATTTTACAATCAGGTAACGGGGATATGACTATCCTCATGGGCGATTTAGGGGAAGTGGGAACGGTTCGCCTCGCTGAAATTATTACCTCTGGCGGTAACATTACGGTAGAAACGCCAGGTTCAATTGAATTAACCGGAAGCTTAGTCACGGCGGCGGAAACCACCCAAGCGGGAGATATTCAACTCCGGTCATTTTTGGGAAAGATTACCACAACTCCCGGTTCCCTGATTATCGCTTCTGACTCGGAACAAGGACGCGGCGGAAATATCTCTATTGAGGCGTTTGGGGATATTTTAATCGGTCAGGTGGTTTCCCAGGGAGAGGACGCCAGCGGGAATATTTCAATTTTGAGTCTTCAAGGTCAAATTGATACCACCGCTAGTGTCGAAAATCTCTGTTCTGATTGTGCGAATTTAGATGCATATTCGCTATCCGGTCAAGGGGGAAAGATTACCCTAGACGCATTGGGCGATATTACCACGGGTCAGATTGTTTCCCAAGGCCGGACGGGTAGCGGCGATATTGAGATTCTTAGCGCTACCGGAAATATTACAACAACTGCGATCGCGGATAGCCTACCCGATTCTAGCAATCTCCATTCGGTTTCCGATTCTGGGCCGGGAGGTTCTGTCCGCTTGGAAGCCAACCAAGGTCGGGTTACAACTGGCGATATTATCTCAGAATCGGCGTTAGGTGCGGGAGGCGATATCCAAATTCAGTCCGAACAAAACATTTCAGTCGGGAATTTGGTTTCAACGGGTTGGGATGTCAGCGGCGATATCACCTTATTTAGTCTCTCCGGAACTATTGAGAGTGGAAATGCGGTGAGTCTTTCGCCAGAAGGACGAGGGGGGAGAATTGACCTAGATGCAAGTTCTGGGGTTCAAGTTGGGGAAATTCTCTCGCAAGGAAAACTCAGCGGCGGAGAGGTTCGGGTGTTTAGCGAGAGGGGACAAATTCTGCTAAACGGTCAAATTTCCTCGCTATCGGAAGGGGGAACGGGGGGGAATATCCTAGTTGATTCGTTTGATGGCAATATTGTGACGGTGGGGAATATTAGTTCCCAAGGCTTATCCCAAGGCGGCGATATTACCTTCAGAACGGATACGGGGGGAATTGATACGCGCAACAGCATCCTCAATTCCTTCTCGGAACAAGGAACGGCGGGAAATGTTACTCTACAGGCGTTTGGGGATATCCTGACTCAAGAAGTGAGTTCCGAAGGTCTGACGCAGGGGGGAAATATTACCCTGGTGAGTGAGAATGGACGCATTGATACAAGTTTAGGCATTTTAGAGTCTTTCTCGGATGCGGGAAGGGGGGGAAATGTTACCCTACAGGCGCAAGGGGATATCCTGACTCAAATTATTAGTTCTCAAGGGTTAACCCAGGGGGGAAATATTACCCTGGTGAGTGAGAAAGGTTCTATCAATACAAGTTTAGGAAGTTTAGATTCGTTCTCGGATGAAGGAACGGCGGGGAATGTTATCCTTCAGGCGTTTCGGGATATCGCAACGGCGGATATCAATACCTATGCGGGAAAGGCGTCTGTACAAGGGGAGATTCAAGGGGGTAATATTGCGATCGCAACCACTCAAGGTCGCATTGATACCTCCGCCGGAGAGTTGGGGGCCTTTGCGTGGGAAGGGAATGCGGGAAATGTCACCCTAGAGGCGTTTGGCGATATTTTTACGGGCGTTATTGGCGCTTATACCCTCGGTCAAGGGACGTTCCAAGGCGGCAATATCCAGATTATCTCCCATACGGGAACTATTGCTACAAATCGGGGTAATCTCCAAGCAGAAGCGTCCATTCCTGCGAAGGCTGATGTGGCTTCAGAAGCGATCGCCTCTATCTTTGGCACCCAAAAGGCCAACCTCGATACCTATTCTCTCGCAGGACGGGGCGGCAATGTGTTACTACAAGCACCCAATGGGATTATTACCAGCCATATTAGTTCCTTTGGGGCGATTGATGCGGGTTCGGTAACGCTTTTCAGTTCCCAGGGAAATATCCAAACCGGGGTGCTATTCTCATTTGCGGAGGCGGGAAAAGGCGGCGCGATCGCAGTTAATGCGCCCCAGGGCAATCTCAACATTCACCACATTGCCACCTATGTTAGCGCCAACTCATTGCTAGGGGAAGGGGGCAATATTACCTTAAATGGGTTAGGCAATCTCACTCTAAATAACATCGCCTCCTTTGGCAACTTAGACAGCGGCGATGTCACTATTCGCGCTGGAAACCTCACCACTGGAACTATCCAAACCCTCGCGCCTACGGGAGTTAGCGGTAACATTTCTCTCAATACTCTCCCCACCCTGCGCGGCGATATCCGTACCGCAAATATTACGTCCGCAGGCGGTACGGGGGCGGGTAATATACGAATTATCGCCCCGGATGGTTCCATTATTACCGGAGATATCACCAGCGACGGCGGCACCGGGCGAGGTGGGGATATTAGCCTGGATGCCAAAAATGACATTATCGCTGGAACAATTACCTCTACGGGTCAGCTAGGGGGCGGTACGGTGTCGCTCAATAGCGAGATGGGATCTATTAGCACGGGCGAGATCGCAATGGGCAATTTAGCGATCGGGAGTCGAGTGGGGATGGATGCGATCGCCCAAATTGAAGAAGCCCGTACTGCCCAGTTTACCGCTCATTTCGGCCCGGATTTACTCTCTAGCAGTCTCACTACCGCTAGCCCTAGGGAAGCATTAGGCGCGATCGCCCAATCCACCGGAATTCAGTCGGCTGTTATTTATGTTACCCTGACGGACGACCAAATCGAACTGGTGATGTTTACCCCTACGGGAGAACCCCTACGCAAAGTCGTTCCCCAAGTCTCTCGCCAACAAGTATTAGAAACCGCCCGAAAATTCTACATCGAAATCACCGATCCGCGACGGCGTTTTTTCACCGCCTATTTACCCTTAAGCCAACAACTCTATCAATGGTTAATTGCCCCCCTACAGGTAGAACTCCAAGCCGCCGGAATTGATACCCTACTCTTTAGTATGGATAGCGGTTTGCGGAGTTTACCCATCGCCGCCCTACACGACGGGAATCAATTCTTAATTGAACAATATAGCCTGTCGATGATTCCCAGTCTCAGCTTAATGGATACGCGCTATCAACCTTTAAATAATGCTCAAGTTTTAGCAATGGGTGCGTCTGAATTTAACAGCTTACCGCCCTTACTTTCTGTTCCCCTAGAAATCTCCACCATTACCGGAGAAGTTTGGCAAGGGAAAGCCTTCCTCAATTCAGAATTCACCCAAGAGAATTTAATTAAACAGCGTCAAACTCACCCTTATTCCATCATTCACTTAGCCACCCACGCCGACTTTAAACCGGGAGCTTTAAATCAATCTTACATTCAACTATGGGGAGACGGAAAAATCACCCTCGATCGCTTGCGTCAACTGGGTTTTCAAAACCCTCCTGTCGAGTTATTAGTCCTCTCCGCCTGTCGAACCGCCTTCGGAGATGAACAAGCCGAATTAGGCTTTGCAGGGTTAGCCATTCAAGCGGGTGCAAAAAGTGCCTTAGCCAGTTTGTGGTATGTTTCCGATGAAGGAACGCTAGCATTAATGACCGAATTTTACAATCAACTCAAGCAATCTAAAATTAAAGCAGAAGGCTTGCGTCAAGCTCAATTATCCTTGCTTCAAGAAGATACTCGCATTCAAAATGGACAACTTCGTCGTTCGGGAACGCGAGGCGATCTTCCCCTCCCTCCAGAGTTAGCAGAATTAGATAATCAAAACTTAAATCATCCCTACTACTGGGCAGGATTTACATTAATTGGGAGTCCGTGGTAA
- a CDS encoding type II toxin-antitoxin system ParD family antitoxin — MNVSLTPELEQYVKEKVSSGLYYSASEVIREGLRLLKEREQLQQIRLQELRQDIQAGLDSGEPTPLNMQAVKDKARQRRHQRQPQ; from the coding sequence ATGAACGTGTCTTTGACACCGGAGCTAGAGCAGTACGTCAAGGAGAAGGTTTCCAGCGGTCTCTATTACTCTGCTAGCGAGGTAATCCGTGAGGGGTTGCGCCTGCTGAAGGAGCGGGAGCAGCTTCAGCAAATCCGTTTGCAGGAGTTACGCCAAGACATCCAAGCAGGGCTGGATAGTGGGGAGCCAACCCCCCTCAATATGCAGGCGGTTAAAGACAAAGCGCGGCAGCGCCGTCATCAGAGGCAACCGCAGTAA
- a CDS encoding type II toxin-antitoxin system RelE/ParE family toxin, with amino-acid sequence MAIVVKRPRAELDLLDIWDYIADDSMDRADEFLNRIEEKLRLIARSPGVGRKRDELLPGLQSFPIGNYVVFYQEIPDGIDVIRVLRGSRDIEAIFGQG; translated from the coding sequence ATGGCGATCGTTGTTAAGCGTCCCCGTGCTGAGTTGGATTTGCTTGACATCTGGGATTACATCGCAGACGACAGCATGGATCGGGCAGATGAGTTCTTGAACCGGATTGAGGAGAAGCTGCGACTAATAGCGCGTAGTCCAGGGGTGGGGAGGAAACGGGATGAATTACTGCCGGGACTACAAAGCTTTCCGATCGGCAACTATGTGGTGTTCTACCAGGAAATTCCGGATGGAATTGATGTAATCCGCGTTTTGCGTGGCTCACGGGATATTGAAGCGATTTTTGGGCAGGGTTAA
- a CDS encoding O-antigen ligase produces MFHQLLFAFILAASLLSRPKLLYLNWGTHYLLIAIAGGIALFYHRQQLKKVVFQYRYLIGWISLFYGWILLSTLASDFSQIALKYSLKYSTYPIAFGIFLLIPNLAYQKFYHRTLFRFLVFISGWGIVEYLSPNLAFLDILRYPNAYPRISAIVQGANQLGVLMAIGAVFAIILYRKHLISQAEMCLTVPIFIGLNTLSASRNGWLIFILGLVLLWLYKLIRLKGFLILISLWSFFLVFFPVSSARIVAPNHPVFPLLYTISPSVEIHHKSLVSPPKKERKPDIAATSDQARVVLWKDALQAFSQKPLTGIGVGVFAEHIGWKHTERSGFHAHNIFLSVLVELGIPGLLLSIVLLFNLIPFSVLKQELIGIPLILIFASQQFDFFINDSTFVVLCTYFLANAVQQKELNREY; encoded by the coding sequence ATGTTTCATCAACTGCTTTTCGCCTTTATACTCGCGGCGTCTCTTTTGTCGCGCCCCAAACTTTTATACTTGAATTGGGGGACTCACTACTTACTGATTGCGATCGCGGGAGGTATTGCTCTTTTTTATCATCGCCAACAACTGAAAAAAGTTGTTTTCCAATATCGCTATCTCATCGGTTGGATATCGCTCTTTTATGGCTGGATTTTGCTATCGACTCTTGCCAGCGACTTTTCTCAAATTGCTCTTAAATATAGCTTGAAATATTCCACCTACCCGATCGCGTTTGGCATTTTCTTGTTGATTCCTAATTTAGCGTATCAAAAGTTCTATCACCGAACGCTATTTCGATTTTTGGTTTTTATTTCGGGATGGGGAATCGTTGAATATTTATCTCCTAACTTAGCGTTTTTAGATATTCTGAGGTATCCCAACGCCTATCCGCGAATTAGCGCCATTGTTCAAGGGGCTAACCAGTTGGGAGTTTTGATGGCAATTGGTGCTGTTTTTGCCATTATTCTCTATCGCAAACACTTGATTAGCCAAGCAGAAATGTGTTTGACTGTTCCTATCTTTATCGGTTTGAATACGCTTTCTGCAAGTCGGAACGGTTGGCTTATTTTTATCCTAGGATTAGTTTTGCTATGGCTTTATAAACTCATCCGTTTGAAAGGCTTTTTAATCTTAATCTCGCTTTGGAGTTTCTTCTTAGTATTTTTCCCCGTCTCATCCGCTAGAATCGTTGCTCCAAATCATCCTGTTTTTCCGTTACTCTATACAATATCCCCCTCTGTCGAAATCCATCATAAATCGCTAGTATCGCCCCCTAAAAAAGAGAGAAAGCCTGACATTGCTGCAACCTCCGATCAAGCGAGAGTTGTTTTATGGAAAGACGCTTTACAGGCATTTTCTCAAAAACCGTTAACAGGGATTGGAGTCGGTGTTTTTGCCGAACATATTGGTTGGAAACATACAGAAAGGTCGGGATTTCATGCCCATAATATCTTTTTGAGCGTTTTAGTAGAATTGGGAATACCCGGTTTGCTCTTATCAATCGTCTTGCTCTTCAATCTTATCCCTTTTTCGGTGTTGAAGCAGGAGTTAATTGGAATTCCGCTGATTTTGATTTTTGCATCGCAGCAATTTGACTTTTTTATTAACGACAGCACGTTTGTTGTTCTTTGTACTTATTTTCTCGCCAATGCGGTACAGCAGAAAGAATTGAACCGAGAGTATTGA
- a CDS encoding ABC transporter ATP-binding protein, whose translation MAPAVVIENLQKRYGSIEAVKNVSLQVEPGEIFGILGPNGAGKTTTLRCLCTLSAPDAGKIEVSGISAISNPKAARQLLGYVAQEVALDKVLTGRELLELQAALYHLPRQAIAERVERVLELLGLEAYADQKTGTYSGGLKKRLDLAAGLLHQPKVLVLDEPTVGLDIESRVIVWDFLRKLRQAGTTIIITSHYLEEVDALADRVAIIDRGVVIATGTPSELKDRVGGDRITLRIREFTPIEEAEQAKEMLQSLSMVQEAIINSAQGNSLNLVVVPQSDALMSIQQALKDAGLPIFGIAQSRPSLDDVYLAATGRTLIDAELAAAGSRDPKKERKQSMR comes from the coding sequence ATGGCTCCTGCTGTCGTTATAGAAAATCTGCAAAAGCGCTACGGTAGTATTGAAGCGGTTAAAAACGTTTCCCTACAGGTTGAACCGGGCGAGATCTTTGGGATTCTCGGCCCCAACGGTGCTGGAAAAACGACCACCTTGCGTTGTCTGTGTACCCTAAGCGCTCCCGATGCCGGTAAGATCGAGGTTTCTGGTATTTCCGCCATCAGCAACCCCAAGGCGGCGCGACAACTTCTCGGTTATGTTGCCCAAGAAGTCGCACTAGATAAAGTCTTAACCGGGCGCGAATTATTAGAACTGCAAGCCGCGCTGTATCATCTCCCGCGTCAAGCGATCGCCGAACGCGTCGAACGCGTCTTAGAGTTATTAGGACTCGAAGCCTACGCCGATCAAAAAACCGGAACCTATTCCGGCGGTTTAAAGAAACGCCTCGACTTAGCCGCCGGCTTGCTGCACCAACCCAAAGTCCTCGTCTTAGACGAACCCACCGTCGGCTTAGACATTGAAAGCCGCGTCATCGTTTGGGACTTTTTGCGGAAGTTGCGCCAAGCCGGAACCACCATTATCATTACCAGCCATTATCTCGAAGAAGTAGATGCCCTTGCCGATCGCGTCGCCATTATCGATCGCGGCGTCGTCATCGCAACTGGCACCCCCTCCGAACTCAAAGATCGGGTTGGGGGCGATCGCATTACCCTCCGCATCCGCGAGTTTACGCCCATCGAGGAAGCCGAGCAAGCCAAAGAAATGCTGCAATCGCTCTCAATGGTACAAGAAGCCATTATCAACAGCGCCCAAGGCAACTCTTTAAACCTAGTTGTCGTCCCTCAAAGCGACGCCTTGATGAGCATTCAACAAGCCCTCAAAGACGCTGGGTTGCCGATCTTTGGGATTGCTCAATCGCGTCCTAGCCTCGATGATGTGTACTTAGCAGCCACCGGGAGAACCCTAATTGATGCCGAACTCGCCGCTGCGGGCAGCCGCGATCCGAAAAAAGAACGCAAACAAAGTATGCGCTAA
- a CDS encoding FGGY-family carbohydrate kinase — translation MGFYLGIDFGTSGARAIVIDAKRQIQAERQLEFTESSDWSQCWQTTLFQLIEQIPVSLRRELSAIALNGTSSTVLLCDRSGNPITPPLLYNDARGRDTLEEIRAVAPPQQITLSATSSLAKLRWWYHHLQPADTPLYFLHQADWLAFQLHGKIGISDYHNALKLGYDVENLCYPDWLEPLTAPFKLPQVLAPGTPIGEILPPMRDRFHFPPDCLVCAGTTDSIAAFLASGATSPGEAVTSLGSTLVIKLLSHTRIDEAASGIYSHRLGNLWLVGGASNTGGAVLRHFFSDVELAELSQQINPEQPSLLDYYPLLQPGDRFPINDPNLLPRLEPHPDNPVDFLQGLLEGIARIEALGYQRLQALGATPLTRVYTAGGGTKNLTWMRMRDRYLNVPVIPSPQTEAAYGSALLSYGNFS, via the coding sequence ATGGGATTTTATTTGGGGATTGATTTTGGCACATCCGGTGCTAGAGCCATTGTAATTGATGCCAAACGCCAAATTCAGGCAGAACGCCAGCTTGAGTTTACCGAGAGTAGCGATTGGAGTCAGTGCTGGCAAACCACGCTATTTCAATTAATCGAGCAAATTCCGGTATCCTTGCGTCGAGAACTGAGCGCGATCGCCCTTAACGGGACTTCTTCTACGGTACTGCTGTGCGATCGCTCTGGCAACCCCATCACCCCACCCCTACTCTATAACGATGCGCGCGGTCGGGATACCTTAGAAGAGATTCGCGCCGTTGCACCCCCGCAACAGATTACACTGAGCGCTACTTCCAGTTTGGCTAAATTGCGCTGGTGGTATCATCATCTGCAACCCGCAGACACCCCCCTCTACTTCCTCCACCAAGCCGACTGGCTAGCCTTCCAACTCCACGGCAAAATTGGGATTAGCGATTATCACAACGCCCTCAAACTGGGTTACGATGTCGAAAACCTGTGCTATCCCGATTGGTTAGAACCGCTAACTGCACCGTTTAAACTGCCTCAAGTTCTAGCACCGGGAACGCCAATTGGGGAAATTTTACCCCCAATGCGCGATCGCTTCCATTTCCCCCCCGATTGTCTCGTCTGTGCGGGAACCACCGATAGTATTGCAGCTTTTTTAGCTAGCGGTGCCACTTCCCCCGGTGAAGCCGTTACCTCATTAGGTTCTACCCTGGTTATCAAACTCCTCAGCCACACCAGAATTGATGAAGCTGCTTCTGGAATATACAGCCATCGCCTCGGAAACTTATGGTTAGTCGGAGGCGCATCGAATACAGGCGGTGCAGTGTTACGCCATTTTTTCAGCGATGTAGAATTAGCCGAACTCAGCCAACAGATTAACCCAGAGCAACCCAGTCTTCTCGATTATTATCCCCTATTACAACCCGGCGATCGCTTTCCCATTAACGACCCCAACTTACTCCCCCGCTTAGAACCCCATCCCGATAATCCCGTAGACTTTTTACAGGGCCTACTTGAAGGGATAGCCCGTATTGAAGCATTAGGCTATCAACGCTTGCAAGCATTAGGCGCAACTCCCCTAACGCGAGTCTATACGGCGGGAGGCGGCACGAAAAATTTAACTTGGATGAGGATGCGCGATCGCTATCTTAACGTCCCCGTCATCCCCTCACCCCAAACCGAAGCCGCCTATGGTAGCGCTTTACTCAGTTATGGAAATTTCTCTTAA